The sequence GTTCGTTTTTATGAGATGAAAAACCCGATCGCGGAGACCGCCATCGACCTGAGACGTCGGCCGGACAATTTCCGGCTGTACGTTTCCCATATGCGCAAACTCGTGGAATCGGGAAAACGTCCCGTCGATTGCGGAGCCGAACTGGCCCCCGCGCTGAAGTATGCCCCGAGCAGTTCGCACGTCTATGTCCAGTGGGCGTGGTGCCTGAAACAACAGGGCAAGATTGAGGAAGCGCAGACCTATGCCATGAAGTCGCTCGAGCAGCAGACCGGATTCATCGAAGCCCAAACCGCGCTCGGATATCTCTCCGAACCTCCCTTCCCCAAGATCGACATCGATCGGGTCCACCCCATGAACAAGGCATATCTGGCGCCGACTCCGATTCAAGATGCGGCCGGAGCGCCCCGTCCGCAGAGTCCACCGCCCGGGGATGGACGAAGCACGTTCTGGTCCCCCAGTCCTCCTACCGGTCAGGGAGTCACTTCGGGCGCAGCGCGCCCGCTCGATGAACAATCAAAGATGTTCATCGACCTCTACGAACAGGGTCTCACGCGGGATCCAGGCAACATGAAGATTCGGGAAAAGTACGCGGAGTTCCTGGCCGGTCGCGGCGATTGGAGCAAGGCGCTGGAGCACTACAGAATTCTTCTCGACAAGGACCCCACGAATGCCGACCTGAAGAAAAGAGTGCAGGAAGCGGAACTTCGGGCCGGATCGCCCGCTTCCGGAACCGCGCCGTCCAAGTAACGCGTGGCCGCACCCTCCGCAAAGTTTTCAGAAGCCATCCTGGCCTCTGGTCACAGCTCCGGGTACAGGCCTTCCGTGGCCGAACGCCTCCGACGATACTGTCCCTGGTCGGTTGCGGCTTTCTGGCTCCTTTTCTACCTCGCGCATCCTTATCGGATTCTCGTCGACGACACGACCTACCGCGGGATTCTGGAGAACAAGTTCTTCCACTACCACATCGAGCAACGCTACTCGCGCCTCCTGCACGACGGGCTGCTGTATCTCCAGGGATTCCTCTTCGAGCCGTCCATGCAAAAGGCGATGTTCGTGGCGATTCTCCTGCATCTGCTGACGGGATGGATCACGTGGAGAAGGGTGATCCCGGCGCTCCCCTCACGGAGCCAGGTCCCTGCGCTCATGGGCCTCGTCGCCTTCCTTCTCCATCCGGTCTCGATGCAAACAGTGGTTCATGTGTCCCAGAGCGGCGAAGTCCTCGGCGGCGTCTTTCTGGCTCTCTCGCTGGCTGTCTTCTTCCGAGCTCATTCTTCCGATCCTTTGCCTCTCACCTCTCGCCTCTCGCCTCTCGCCCCGCTCTTTCTCGCCCTTTGCGGCCTTGCCGCCCTGATGTCGAAGGAATCTTACGCGGTAGTGCCGTTCACTCTCGCGGTCCTCATGGCGTTGAAGACAAAATCGATGCCGTCCACCCTCGCCGCGCTCGCGCTGCTCTCGGCCATCCTCTTCGGGGCGTGGGCCAATTCCTACTCCCGGCCTCTGATCCAGAACGTCCGGAACTACGAGCGCAGCCGGGCCTTTCATCAGGCCGTTGAACAAGGCCGGGAGATATCGAACGACGACTCGATCTTCCTCCCTCTCCGAACAAAATCGGAGAACTTGAAGCTGCAAACTGCCCTCGTCCCGAAGCTCCTCCAAATTGTGTTTGTTCCATTCGGACTCGTAAAAGACTACGGAAACTTCCCTCTGGGCA comes from Nitrospirota bacterium and encodes:
- a CDS encoding tetratricopeptide repeat protein, with translation MAERLRRYCPWSVAAFWLLFYLAHPYRILVDDTTYRGILENKFFHYHIEQRYSRLLHDGLLYLQGFLFEPSMQKAMFVAILLHLLTGWITWRRVIPALPSRSQVPALMGLVAFLLHPVSMQTVVHVSQSGEVLGGVFLALSLAVFFRAHSSDPLPLTSRLSPLAPLFLALCGLAALMSKESYAVVPFTLAVLMALKTKSMPSTLAALALLSAILFGAWANSYSRPLIQNVRNYERSRAFHQAVEQGREISNDDSIFLPLRTKSENLKLQTALVPKLLQIVFVPFGLVKDYGNFPLGKETYNFSKSWPWTGVGGAILLGAVILGLGLRIRVGLNGLALLALPAIHYAVYWVFPVYDPLVLYRLYGVVYLTFVVALPALVSAKEISPPQSSLPLKGEARRKSPSPPEGDGMGGGGKRILIACCSIVVLGGFVRFWEMKDPIRETALELKRAPTSYRVYAFHMQELIKKDLPVDCTALLGPALTLAPSTALVHIEWAWCLWEQGQKDEARTHAQKALEQEAVPQNIPLLLDYLVGPDGTQFDLKKIHPFNVKYLPFKDQEPALRIIPDEN